From the Oncorhynchus nerka isolate Pitt River linkage group LG28, Oner_Uvic_2.0, whole genome shotgun sequence genome, one window contains:
- the wdr43 gene encoding WD repeat-containing protein 43 — MAADGGTFSLGLPCVFSPKSRQYLAVCAQDGRLRIWNTDIKTLNQEYVPSAHLSATCTCISWGPCRKAKEGPQRKKRKSEAGQVENQVDLLALGTAVGSVIIYSTVKGALHCTLDGSHSGVVNCVQWHPEDCLLYSGSDDTHIVEWDLQTGKARCKWKADRAPVTSLCVSPDGKLLLSAGHTIKMWDLETKEVYRKFTGHSTAVTTLRFATTRPPDSNGLYFLSGAAHDRLLSVWQVREDGKDKNSVVSFNLTDEPHHIDLFTSNSKEEVLRLAVVCKDGQLHLFEHFLNGPCKKPLSPLCTVQMTGVGDSPIPVPLLAAALTIDTHSLLLAYGNHLQPVMERVEVNTAERHVCLTRDVHTTLSLTMETTVSKVKTPVVNAKSKVVVPGLPGHQAPVKGALGSEKRKGTDAKEMSIEERLGKIEMSSEKGVKGAPSLQTDNFAVLLVQGLESKDANILNKVFQTRKDMLIKKTVARVPLPAVLPLVEEITKRMQGHPYMAVLMVRWLKAVLMQHTSYLASLPDLVFQLGVLYHMIESRVKMFHKLTKLHGKLYLLMTQVATSSNEVKDVDYTAKLVYEEESDEDNASGDEGLPDEDSDNWEDETMEDEAEEGMRMESKVTGDSDIEPGNESEEE; from the exons ATGGCGGCTGATGGAGGTACTTTTTCTTTGGGGCTACCCTGCGTTTTCTCTCCAAAGTCACGTCAATACCTTGCTGTATGTGCTCAGGATGGCAGACTTCGTATTTGGAACACAGATATTAAAACACTTAATCAAGAATACGTGCCTTCAGCACACTTGAGTGCCACTTGTACCTGCATATCTTGGGGACCATGCCGAAAGGCCAAG GAGGGACCTCAACGGAAGAAGAGGAAATCAGAGGCAGGACAGGTGGAGAATCAGGTGGACCTGTTGGCTCTGGGCACGGCTGTGGGCAGCGTTATCATCTACAGCACAGTGAAAGGAGCACTGCACTGTACACTG GACGGAAGTCACAGTGGTGTGGTGAACTGTGTGCAGTGGCACCCTGAGGACTGCCTGCTGTACAGTGGCTCAGACGACACACACATCGTAGAGTGGGACCTACAGACGGGCAAGGCGCGCTG TAAGTGGAAGGCTGATCGTGCCCCAGTGACCAGTCTGTGTGTGAGTCCGGATGGCAAGCTGCTGCTCTCAGCGGGACATACCATCAAGATGTGGGACCTCGAGACCAAGGAGGTGTACCGG AAGTTCACAGGTCACTCCACAGCGGTGACGACCCTGCGCTTCGCCACCACACGCCCCCCGGATAGTAACGGCCTCTACTTcctctccggcgcggcccacgacAGACTCCTCAGCGTGTG GCAAGTCCGGGAGGACGGCAAGGACAAGAACTCAGTGGTGTCCTTCAACCTGACTGACGAGCCTCACCACATAGACCTCTTCACCTCCAACAGCAAGGAAGAG GTGTTGAGGCTAGCAGTGGTGTGTAAAGACGGCCAGCTTCATCTCTTtgagcattttttgaacgg GCCCTGTAAGAAGCCCCTGTCCCCGTTGTGTACAGTGCAGATGACTGGGGTGGGGGACAGCCCCATTCCCGTTCCCCTGTTGGCTGCGGCCctcactatagacacacacagctTGCTGCTGGCCTACGGCAACCACTTGCAGCCTGTCATGGAGAGAGTG GAGGTGAACACGGCAGAGAGACATGTTTGCCTGACCCGTGATGTCCACACCACCCTCTCCCTCACCATGGAAACCACAGTCTCCAAG GTGAAAACCCCAGTAGTTAATGCCAAGAGCAAAGTTGTCGTCCCTGGGCTTCCCGGTCACCAAGCGCCGGTCAAAGGAGCCCTGGGATCCGAGAAGAGAAAGGGCACAGATGCCAAAGAG ATGTCTATAGAGGAGCGACTGGGCAAGATTGAGATGTCATCTGAAAAGGGTGTCAAGGGGGCCCCTTCTCTGCAGACCGACAACTTTGCGGTGCTGCTGGTGCAGGGCCTGGAGAGCAAGGACGCCAACATCCTCAAT AAAGTGTTTCAGACCCGGAAGGACATGTTGATAAAGAAAACAGTTGCGCGGGTACCCCTCCCTGCCGTCTTGCCATTGGTGGAGGAGATCACCAAGAGAATGCAAGGGCATCCATACAT GGCAGTGCTGATGGTGCGATGGCTCAAGGCTGTTCTCATGCAGCACACCTCCTACTTAGCCTCT TTGCCAGACCTGGTGTTTCAGCTGGGAGTACTGTACCACATGATTGAGAGTAGAGTCAAGATGTTCCACAAGCTGACCAAGCTGCACGGCAAGCTCTATCTGCTCATGACACAG GTGGCGACAAGCAGCAACGAAGTCAAAGACGTGGACTACACGGCCAAGCTTGTCTATGAAGAGG AGTCTGATGAAGACAATGCTTCAGGTGACGAAGGTCTTCCAGATGAGGATTCTGAT